The following are from one region of the Nicotiana tabacum cultivar K326 chromosome 3, ASM71507v2, whole genome shotgun sequence genome:
- the LOC107760464 gene encoding uncharacterized protein LOC107760464 has translation MDGGNGWPAARYAGGPQDTTIKNRIMLRFRPIAPKPVAGGSSPGSTPEGNKIELVTKRRVKRKYVRVKKNSKFKSNKEEEGEKDGSLQFTDSQTVLTLQLMPESSSSVKNSLENIGSRPFWMNFQKPENNDVLTEGSVDRIDRTVEIQKKRVIESWVMVDKMTNTLVDGEALGSTDMDKMKNLEADTCPGLISDGLDRVQWVNLTYRRLVDPLEGSGTPPELVTWLVVKEKINLPSSLPAFACTVRILYMKHSQTMPCDVWKMDFGGLFAWRFDAKAALSLGR, from the coding sequence ATGGACGGTGGAAATGGTTGGCCCGCCGCTAGATACGCCGGTGGACCGCAGGATACGACGATAAAGAACCGGATAATGCTAAGATTCCGACCGATCGCACCTAAACCGGTCGCCGGGGGTTCATCTCCTGGTTCAACACCGGAAGGAAACAAGATAGAACTTGTTACCAAACGAAGAGTCAAAAGAAAGTACGTTAGAGTTAAGAAAAATAGCAAGTTCAAAagtaacaaagaagaagaaggagaaaaggaCGGATCCTTACAGTTTACTGATAGTCAAACTGTTTTAACCCTTCAGTTGATGCCTGAAAGCAGTAGCAGCGTTAAGAACTCTTTAGAAAATATCGGATCTAGACCTTTTTGGATGAATTTTCAGAAACCGGAGAATAACGATGTTTTAACAGAAGGATCAGTGGATCGGATAGATCGGACGGTGGAGATACAGAAGAAAAGGGTTATAGAGTCATGGGTGATGGTGGATAAAATGACAAACACGTTGGTAGATGGAGAAGCGTTAGGGAGTACGGACATGGATAAGATGAAGAATCTGGAAGCTGACACGTGTCCAGGGCTCATATCGGACGGCTTAGATAGGGTTCAGTGGGTGAATCTGacgtataggagattggttgatcCTCTAGAAGGGTCTGGAACGCCGCCGGAGCTGGTGACGTGGCTGGTAGTGAAGGAGAAAATAAATTTGCCTTCTTCTTTGCCAGCTTTTGCATGCACTGTAAGGATACTGTATATGAAGCACTCACAGACAATGCCGTGTGATGTGTGGAAGATGGATTTTGGAGGATTATTTGCATGGAGATTTGATGCTAAAGCTGCACTTAGTTTGGGTCGTTGA